One Prodigiosinella aquatilis DNA window includes the following coding sequences:
- the gguB gene encoding sugar ABC transporter permease, which yields MLKTSLSDRHNAIAEPESVLHRLKHINLQVYVMIAAIIVIMLFFTFMTEGSYLSARNISNLLRQTSITGILAVGMVFVIISAEIDLSVGSMMGLLGGVAAIFDVWFGWPLPLTIIVTLLLGLLLGAWNGWWVAYRKVPSFIVTLAGMLAFRGALIGITNGTTVAPISTAMSQIGQSYLPSGIGFVLGALGLILFVLWQWRQRRHRMHLGLPVVAAAGDVTRQAFTAVIVLGAVYLLNDYRGVPTPVLLLTLIMLAGIFMATRTAFGRRIYAVGGNLDAARLSGINVERNKMAVFAINGLMVAVAGLVLSSRLGAGSPSAGNIAELDAIAACVIGGTSLAGGVGSVAGAVMGAFIMASLDNGMSMLDVPTFWQYIVKGGILLLAVWMDTATKRSV from the coding sequence ATGCTGAAAACGTCGTTGTCTGATCGGCATAACGCCATCGCAGAACCGGAATCGGTACTGCATCGTCTAAAACATATCAATCTGCAAGTTTACGTCATGATCGCCGCTATCATTGTGATCATGCTCTTTTTTACGTTTATGACCGAGGGGTCTTATCTTAGCGCACGCAATATTTCCAATCTTCTGCGCCAGACGTCAATTACCGGCATTCTGGCGGTGGGTATGGTATTCGTGATTATCTCCGCAGAAATCGATTTGTCGGTGGGGTCGATGATGGGGTTATTGGGCGGAGTGGCGGCTATCTTTGATGTCTGGTTTGGCTGGCCGTTACCTTTGACTATTATCGTGACGCTATTGCTGGGGTTGCTGTTAGGTGCCTGGAACGGCTGGTGGGTCGCTTATCGTAAAGTGCCCTCTTTTATTGTCACGCTGGCGGGGATGCTGGCGTTTCGCGGGGCGCTGATTGGGATTACCAATGGTACGACCGTTGCCCCTATCAGTACGGCGATGTCTCAAATTGGTCAAAGTTACCTGCCATCGGGTATCGGTTTCGTGCTGGGTGCTCTGGGGCTGATACTGTTTGTTCTGTGGCAATGGCGTCAACGTCGTCACCGCATGCATCTTGGTTTACCGGTTGTCGCTGCTGCGGGTGATGTCACTCGTCAGGCATTCACTGCCGTGATTGTACTGGGAGCGGTTTATCTCCTGAATGATTATCGGGGAGTACCGACACCGGTTCTGCTATTAACTTTGATCATGCTGGCCGGGATTTTTATGGCAACCCGCACCGCTTTCGGACGTCGTATCTATGCAGTTGGCGGTAATCTGGATGCGGCTCGTCTGTCTGGGATCAACGTGGAACGCAACAAGATGGCCGTATTTGCCATTAATGGCCTGATGGTGGCGGTCGCCGGGTTAGTACTCAGTTCTCGTCTTGGTGCCGGTTCCCCGTCAGCCGGGAATATTGCCGAGCTGGATGCTATCGCGGCCTGTGTTATTGGTGGAACCAGTCTTGCCGGCGGAGTGGGTAGTGTTGCTGGTGCGGTGATGGGGGCCTTTATCATGGCATCACTGGATAATGGCATGAGCATGCTGGATGTCCCAACATTCTGGCAGTATATCGTGAAGGGCGGCATTTTATTGCTGGCTGTGTGGATGGATACTGCTACCAAGAGGAGTGTCTGA